In the Desulfuromonas sp. DDH964 genome, CGGCGGCTGACCATGTACTGGTACTTCGACTACGACGAGCCCCTCTTTCGCCCGCCTTCGGAAGCGCAGAGCCTGATCTTCCAGATCACCATCGGCTGTTCCCAGAACAACTGCACCTTCTGCGGCATGTACAAGACCAAACGCTTCCGGGTCCGGCCGCTGGCGGAGATTGCCGCCGAAATCGCCGCGGTGCCGTTGCATCACCGTGCCCACATCCGCCGGGTCTTTCTCGGCGATGGCGACGGTCTGGTCTATCCCCAGGCCGGGCTGCGGGAAATTCTGGAGCTGCTGGCAGCCACCTTCCCCAATCTGACCCGGGTTGGCGCCTATGCCTCGCCGGGGAGCCTGACGACCAAAAGCGGCACCGAGCTGGAGGAACTGCGCGCCAGGAAGCTGCGCATCCTCTATTTCGGCCTGGAGAGCGGCGATGCCGTCACCCTCACTGCAATCCGCAAAGGCTTCAGCCCCGAGCAGATGCTGGCGGAATGCCGCAAGGCCCGCGCTGCCGGCATCAAGCTCTCTGTCACCGCCATCCTCGGCCTCGCCGGTCGCGTGCGCAGCCTGGAACATGCCCGCGCCACCGGCGCCTGGATCACCGAACTCTCTCCCGAGTACTTCTCCCTGCTCACCCTTTTCACCCGCCACAACGACGCCTTTTTGCACAGCATCGAACCGCTCAGCCATGGCGGTATCCTCGAAGAGGCCCGCGAACTGTTGCAGCATCTGGCTCCGCAGCAGACCATCCTGCGTTCCAACCATGTCTCCAACTTTCTCGAACTGGCGGGCAGTTACCCCAAGGACCGGGAACGGTTGATCGCCCAGGTCGAAAGCGCGATCCGCGAAGCCCGCCGTCATCCCGACTGGTACGCCCGGGTTCCCGATTACCGGGAGGAGGTCTATTGATTCACCGGGG is a window encoding:
- a CDS encoding radical SAM protein; this translates as MYWYFDYDEPLFRPPSEAQSLIFQITIGCSQNNCTFCGMYKTKRFRVRPLAEIAAEIAAVPLHHRAHIRRVFLGDGDGLVYPQAGLREILELLAATFPNLTRVGAYASPGSLTTKSGTELEELRARKLRILYFGLESGDAVTLTAIRKGFSPEQMLAECRKARAAGIKLSVTAILGLAGRVRSLEHARATGAWITELSPEYFSLLTLFTRHNDAFLHSIEPLSHGGILEEARELLQHLAPQQTILRSNHVSNFLELAGSYPKDRERLIAQVESAIREARRHPDWYARVPDYREEVY